A window of Feifania hominis genomic DNA:
TCCAAACGCTCGGCGGCGAGCTCGAAGAGATCAAACAGATCGCTATAAAAGGCTCTGATTTAACTCACTGTATTATCGTGATCCGAAAAAAATCGCGCACTCCGCAAAAATACCCCCGAATCGGCGCTCAAATGGCGAAAAATCCCCTGTGAAACAGGGGATTTTTTTGTTTGCCGTCGAAAGACGCGACCAAAAGGGGTGGCAATATCTGGAAATGTCTGGTAAAATAAAACCAGTGAATCCGGAAAGGGGACATGCCACATGCTGGAGTTTTTACGCCGCGACGCCGCGCGGGTGAGAAATCTGCCGATCGAGCGCATCCGCACGAATCCGTACCAGCCCCGGCGCCACTTCAACAAGCGCGACCTCGCGGAGCTCTCGGAGAGCATCGCCCAGTACGGCGTGCTCCAGCCGCTGCTGGTGCGCCCGGCCGAGGGCGGGGACTATGAACTCATCAGCGGTGAGCGCAGGCTACGGGCCTCGGCGCTCGCGGGGCTGCGCGAGGTGCCCTGCATTCTGCACGAGGTGGAGGACGACCTGTCGAGCATCTACGCCATCATTGAGAACATCCAGCGCGCCGATCTCAACTTCTTCGAGGAGGCGGCGGCCATTGAAAAGCTCATCACGACCTTTGGCCTGACCCAGGAGCAGGCCGCGCGCCGCCTGTCAAAGTCACAGTCGGCCGTGGCGAATAAGCTGAGGCTTCTGCGCCTCGACCCCGAGGTGAAAGAGACCATCCTGCTGCACGGGCTGACCGAGCGCCATGCGCGCGCGCTGCTTCGGCTGGGCGACCCCGATCTGCAAAAGCGCGCGCTGCTCAAGGTCTGCGATCAGGGGCTCAACGTCAGCGAGACCGAGGCCCTCTGCGAGAGTCTTCTCAACCCGCCTGCGCAGCCGAAAAAGGTCGTGCTCATCAAGGATGTGCGCATCTTTCTCAACACCATCAACCACGCGCTCAAGGTCATGAAACAGTCGGGCATCGCCGCGCGCAGCGACCGCACCGAGACCGCCGAGTACATCGAATACAGCATTCGCATCCCAAAGGGATGACCACACCACCCTCTTTTTCTCATACGCCGGGGGCCCGTCGAAAGACGGGCCCCCGGACTTTGTCATACGGGCGGCCGATTCGCGGCGCGCAGGCCGGGCGGGATGACCACGGGAGAGGGGCCGCCCGGCTCGACGACAACGCCGAGCTCTTTCATGGGCAGACTGTCGAGCAGGGAGAGCAGCCCCGCGAGCGTGCCCTGTATCACGACAAAGCCCAGGCGCTCGAGCATGGTGAAAAAATCCCGGCAGCTCCCGGCCGTGAGAAAAGCCGGCTGGTATATGCCGGGGAGCCCGCTGCGGCTGAGCAGATAGAGCTTTTTCTCCCCCGCGCGGTTTTCCCCCGCAGGCGTCGAATAGTAGAGCGGCGTGTCAGCCATCTCATGGACAAAGCGTGCGGCGTCCCACTCGCCGCTCTGCAGCAGCGCTTTCGCCTCGGCCCAGGAAATATCGCTCATAAATCGCCACCTCCGTTTTTTTTGTATTCTATCACATGAGAAGTCCGTTCACAAGACAGCCCGCTTTACAGGGAATGGAAATTTGGTTATAATAATCGCGGGCCCCTTGCGGGGCGGACCCCTTGCGGGGCGGACCCCTTACGGGGCGGTTCTCCTGCGGGACAGATTGGAACATGCTTTTGTGGGTTCGCGCCCGGGAGAACAATTGGTCAGGGGGACAAAACATGTGTGAGCTCAGAAAAGCTGAAATCGAAGAACTCAGTGAGGCCATGCGGCTGATCGAGGGAGCCAGGGCCTTTTTGAAGAGTCAGGGCATCGACCAGTGGCAGGGCAGTTACCCCGATGAGGACTGCATCCGCCGGGACATGGAAAACAGCCGCGCGTTCTTTCTGACAGACGGCGGTGAGATCGCGGGCTACCTCTGCGTGGATTTTGCCGGCGAGCCCGCCTATGAGAAGATCGAGGGCGCCTGGCGGGACGACGGGCCGTATGCGGTCATCCACCGGCTCGCCATGGACGGCGCGCACCGCGGACGCGGGCTTGCGGGCGCGGCCTTTGCGCTCGCTGAGAGCCTCTGCCGCGAGAGGGGCGTACACAGCATCCGCGTCGACACCGGCCTTGAGAACGCGCGCATGCAGCACATCCTGAAAAAAAGCGGTTACGAGCTCTGCGGAACCATCTGGTACGAGGGTGGAGCCCGTATGGCCTTTCAGAAGAACTTTTAACGAGTGAGGAGAACATATGCTGGAATTTGACGAATACCGCCGCCGCCTCCACGAGGCTGACGGCGAGATCCGCGATCTCAAACAGGCGCTCAACATCGAGGGCAGCCGCGACGAGGTCGCGGAGCTTGAGACCCGCGCGAGCGAGGAGAACTTCTGGAACGATGTGGAGCGCTCGCAGAGCGTGCTGCAGCGCACCAAGCAGCTCAAGGACCGCATCGAGCGCTATGAGAAGCTCGTGGCATCCTATGAGGATGCGGTGGCGCTCATTGAGATGGCCGAGGAGGAGGGCGACGCCTCCCTCGTGGACGAGGTGGACGCCGAGGTCGCCCACGTCATCAGCGAGCTTGAGGCCCAGCGCCTCGAGACGCTGCTCTCGGGTGAGTACGACCGGCTCAACGCCATCATGACATTCCACGCGGGCGCGGGCGGCACCGAGGCGCAGGACTGGGCGAACATGCTGCTGCGCATGTACCGCATGTGGGCGGGCGCCCACAATTTCAACTTCAAGATTTTAGACATCCTCGACGGGGACGAGGCGGGCGTCAAGAGCGCCACGGTCATGGTCGAGGGACTCAATGCCTACGGCTATCTCAAAAGCGAGATGGGCGTGCACCGGCTCGTGCGCGTGTCGCCCTTTGACGCATCGGGCCGGCGGCACACGTCGTTTGCCTCGGTGGAGATCATGCCCGAGATCAACGACGAGATCAAAGTCGAAATCCGCGACGAGGATTTGAAAGTGGACACCTACCGCTCCTCGGGCGCGGGCGGCCAGCACGTCAACAAGACCGAGTCGGCCATTCGCATCACCCACATTCCCACGGGCATTGTCGTCGCCTGTCAGAACGAGCGCAGCCAGCACCAGAACCGCGAGGTCGCCATGACCATGCTGCGCTCCAAGCTCATTGAAATCAAAGAGCGCGAGCACCTCGAGAAGATCGAAGACATCAAGGGCGACCAGAAAGACATCGCCTGGGGCTCGCAGATTCGCTCGTATGTGTTCATGCCCTACACCATGGTCAAGGACCACCGCACGAACTTTGAGACCGGCAACGTCGGCGCTGTGATGGACGGCGACCTCGACGGCTTCATCAACGCCTATCTCAAGGCGGCGAGCCGCGGCGAGCTGTAGGCGCGCGCCGCGCGGCGCCGGATGGCGGCTGCGGACGATTCAGCCGGAAAAGGCGGCGCGGTGGAGCTCATCCTGCTGCGGCAGGTGGGTGACATACCCGACGGGGACCCTGTTCCCGGTGGCGTCGATGACGCGCTTTGCGCCCTCCTCCCCGAATGCGCCGCACAGTTCGATGCAGCCGATCCCGCTGTCGCAGAGCTCCCGCGCGGCGGCGCAGGCCTCATCGAGGTTTGCAACCCCGATGATCCGGGCAGCGCCCCCGTGGATGGCGGCGCGGTCCCGCGCCGTGTCGTAGTCGCCCATGATGAGAAATGCGAATGTCATAAACAGAACCTCTCTTTGCCTTTGTGATGCGTCTATCGTAGCACAGAACTCGGCCCGCCCGCAAGGAGCGGGCGGGAATGAGAAAAGAAGTTGATTTTTCGGGTGAACTGTGCTATCCTATTTAAGCAACCGTAACGCGGAGAGATGTCCGAGCGGTTTAAGGAGCTGGTCTTGAAAACCAGTGACTCGAAAGAGCCGTGGGTTCGAATCCCACTCTCTCCGCCAACGACAATCTCTCGAGGGGATCCGATTGCGGGAATAAAGGGTCTCTTTTTCAATAAAATAATCACATAACCGTACAACATGGAGAAGTACTCAAGTTGGCCGAAGAGGCGCCCCTGCTAAGGGTGTAGGTCGGGAAACCGGCGCGAGGGTTCAAATCCCTCCTTCTCCGCCAAAGACAGGAGCCCACCCGGCAGGGTGGGCTCCTGTCTTTGGCAGGCAAGTATTTAACCCGAGCGCCGGGAACCGGCGCGGGCAGAGCGCCCGACCGCCGCCGGTGGCGGGGGGAGGGAGGGCGCTCTGGCGCAGCGGTCGGCGAGGGCAAGGCGGCTTCGCCGCCGCAGACAGAGCCGGGCACCGCAAGAGGGTTCGCGAAGCGATTCAAATCCCATAGGCTACCTGTTAAACTACCATCTGCGTGGAGAGCAGCACCCGGCAGGGTGAGCTCCTGTCTTTGGCAGGCCCCTTGCGGGGCAATGTTTTGCAGGATCGGGCTCTCTACAAGATATAAAAGGAGCGGCGCAAGCCGCGGCGGGGGAAAATTATCATAGAAAAGGGGACAGATCAGTGACAATAGAGCGGATAGAACGCAATCACACTGTGTGCGCTGTGATACACGACAGCGGAAAAGTCATCACTGACGCGGCGTCGGCGCTCGATGTGCTGATGAGCGCGAAGTACGACGCGGGCACGGAAAACATTGTCATCAGCAAATCTCTGATTACTGAGGATTTTTTTATTCTCAGCACGGGGCTTGCCGGTGAGATTCTTCAAAAGTACATCAATTACGGCGGGCGTATCGCCATCTACGGCGACTATACCCGCTACACCAGCAAACCTCTCAAAGATTTCATTCGGGAGAGCAACAGGGGAAAAGATGTGTTCTTTGTCTCTGACCGGGAACAGGCCATTGCCATGCTGACAAAATAGGCCCACGGCGGGGCGGCATATTCCTCGCGGGGCGGCGTGTGGGGGTGAGTGATTTGCCCCTGCAGATCCGGTCTCCGGGGATTGGCTCATGCAGGAATATAAAAGCGCGCCGCAAGCCGCCGTTTTTGAACGAAGGAGGGGAATTCCATGAAAAAGAGACGCGTTCGCCTCGCCGTGGGGGTGGGACTTGCCATCGCGGCGCTGTGCGTGGTTTTTCTCATACTGGTGCTCAACGGAACCATCATCCCAAACCGCGCGGCGGCGACGAAGTATCCCGTCCGGGGCGTGGACATCTCCTCCTACCAGGGAGAGGTCGACTGGCAGACGCTCGCCGCGCAGGACATTGCCTTTGTCTTTCTCAAAGCCACCGAGGGCAGCTCCTTTGTCGACAAAAGCTTTGCGTACAACTACGAAGAGGCCGTACAGACGGAGCTTGCCGTCGGCGCATACCACTTTTTCAGCTATGACAGCGCGGGTGCGACCCAGGCGGAAAACTTCATTCGCACCGTTGCGCCCCACGACGGAATGCTGCCGCCGGTGATCGATCTCGAGTTCTACGGAGACAAGGAGCAGCATCCCCCCAAGAGGGAGGCTGTGACCCGGGAGCTGAAGACAATGCTCGACCTGCTGGAGGAGCACTATGGCCAAAAGCCCATTCTCTACGCCACGGAAAAATCCTACCGGCTGTATCTCTCGGGCGACTACGGGGAATATGACATCTGGATTCGCAGTGTGACAACGAAGCCCACACTCGCAGACGGCAGGGACTGGACATTCTGGCAGTACACCGACCGCGAGCGGCTCGACGGCTACCGCGGGAAAGAGAAATTCATCGACATGAACGTCTTTGGCGGCAGCGCCGCAGACTTTGAGGAGTATGTCAGAAAAAACGGCTATCAGGCGGGCTGAGACCCGCGGACCGCTTGGGGAAAGGAGCGCTGCAATGTTCACACTGCGGGCGTTTGAGGACGGGGATCTGCCGCTTTTGCGCCGGTGGCTGTATGAGCCCCATGTGGCGCGGTGGTTTCCCCGCCCGCAGGGATGGCTCGACGAGGCGCGCCGCCGGCGGGACACATTCTCGTTTATCCGCCACTTTATCGCCCAGTGGGAGGACGGGCCGGTGGGCTTTTGTCAGTACTACGAGTACGCGCGCAGCGGCGAGAGCTGGCAGGGGGATATTCCGCTTGCGGGAACCTACAGTATCGACTATCTGATCGGGGAGAGGCAGGCGCTCGGGCGCGGCCTCGGCAGGCGAATGGTATCGGCGCTTCTCGAGCGCGTCCGGCGGGAGACAAACGCCCGGCGCGTCATCGTCCAGCCGGAGCG
This region includes:
- a CDS encoding glycoside hydrolase family 25 protein yields the protein MKKRRVRLAVGVGLAIAALCVVFLILVLNGTIIPNRAAATKYPVRGVDISSYQGEVDWQTLAAQDIAFVFLKATEGSSFVDKSFAYNYEEAVQTELAVGAYHFFSYDSAGATQAENFIRTVAPHDGMLPPVIDLEFYGDKEQHPPKREAVTRELKTMLDLLEEHYGQKPILYATEKSYRLYLSGDYGEYDIWIRSVTTKPTLADGRDWTFWQYTDRERLDGYRGKEKFIDMNVFGGSAADFEEYVRKNGYQAG
- a CDS encoding GNAT family N-acetyltransferase, with amino-acid sequence MFTLRAFEDGDLPLLRRWLYEPHVARWFPRPQGWLDEARRRRDTFSFIRHFIAQWEDGPVGFCQYYEYARSGESWQGDIPLAGTYSIDYLIGERQALGRGLGRRMVSALLERVRRETNARRVIVQPERDNAASCRTLVSCGFHYDEKNRIYRLEFAKRHA
- a CDS encoding DUF4180 domain-containing protein, which gives rise to MTIERIERNHTVCAVIHDSGKVITDAASALDVLMSAKYDAGTENIVISKSLITEDFFILSTGLAGEILQKYINYGGRIAIYGDYTRYTSKPLKDFIRESNRGKDVFFVSDREQAIAMLTK
- the prfB gene encoding peptide chain release factor 2, giving the protein MLEFDEYRRRLHEADGEIRDLKQALNIEGSRDEVAELETRASEENFWNDVERSQSVLQRTKQLKDRIERYEKLVASYEDAVALIEMAEEEGDASLVDEVDAEVAHVISELEAQRLETLLSGEYDRLNAIMTFHAGAGGTEAQDWANMLLRMYRMWAGAHNFNFKILDILDGDEAGVKSATVMVEGLNAYGYLKSEMGVHRLVRVSPFDASGRRHTSFASVEIMPEINDEIKVEIRDEDLKVDTYRSSGAGGQHVNKTESAIRITHIPTGIVVACQNERSQHQNREVAMTMLRSKLIEIKEREHLEKIEDIKGDQKDIAWGSQIRSYVFMPYTMVKDHRTNFETGNVGAVMDGDLDGFINAYLKAASRGEL
- a CDS encoding ParB/RepB/Spo0J family partition protein, whose translation is MLEFLRRDAARVRNLPIERIRTNPYQPRRHFNKRDLAELSESIAQYGVLQPLLVRPAEGGDYELISGERRLRASALAGLREVPCILHEVEDDLSSIYAIIENIQRADLNFFEEAAAIEKLITTFGLTQEQAARRLSKSQSAVANKLRLLRLDPEVKETILLHGLTERHARALLRLGDPDLQKRALLKVCDQGLNVSETEALCESLLNPPAQPKKVVLIKDVRIFLNTINHALKVMKQSGIAARSDRTETAEYIEYSIRIPKG
- a CDS encoding DUF6506 family protein — encoded protein: MTFAFLIMGDYDTARDRAAIHGGAARIIGVANLDEACAAARELCDSGIGCIELCGAFGEEGAKRVIDATGNRVPVGYVTHLPQQDELHRAAFSG
- a CDS encoding GNAT family N-acetyltransferase, which gives rise to MCELRKAEIEELSEAMRLIEGARAFLKSQGIDQWQGSYPDEDCIRRDMENSRAFFLTDGGEIAGYLCVDFAGEPAYEKIEGAWRDDGPYAVIHRLAMDGAHRGRGLAGAAFALAESLCRERGVHSIRVDTGLENARMQHILKKSGYELCGTIWYEGGARMAFQKNF